In Magnolia sinica isolate HGM2019 chromosome 12, MsV1, whole genome shotgun sequence, a single genomic region encodes these proteins:
- the LOC131221981 gene encoding uncharacterized protein LOC131221981, whose translation MENKINECKDMILTIGERLLEVQNQINTPVQPMQCSPGTAGSQAFFRSGDTSSHRDESAPPPLLRVEQICHLTDICSRVVARGRLIRDNAGIPPDCIKVILDVVEVPSANVFGDIEKTLADCDVGDVLVWPRVLTKT comes from the exons ATGGAAAACAAGATCAACGAGTGCAAGGACATGATATTGACCATTGGAGAACGTTTGCTTGAAGTTCAGAATCAAATAAATACTCCAGTTCAACCAATGCAATGCTCTCCAGGCACTGCTGGTTCTCAG GCATTTTTTCGATCTGGCGATACCTCAAGTCATCGTGATGAGTCAGCTCCACCTCCACTTCTACGGGTGGAACAAATCTGTCATTTGACAGATATTTGTAGTCGAGTTGTTGCACGTGGGCGTCTGATTAGAGATAATGCAGGCATCCCTCCAGATTGCATCAAAGTTATATTGGATGTTGTTGAAGTTCCCAGTGCGAATGTGTTTGGTGACATTGAGAAGACGTTAGCCGATTGCGACGTGGGTGACGTTCTCGTTTGGCCTAGAGTGCTgacgaaaacataa